In Thermococcus sp. 21S7, the genomic window CGCTCGTTGCAGTCATGGCCTTGGCCCCTGCCCACGAGGCACCTATTATCGCCGCCATGCTCGCCAGCTCGTCCTCCATCTGTATGCTCACGCCGTCCACCAGAGGCATGTAGAGGGCCATGGCCTCGAATATCTCGCTGGCCGGTGTGATTGGATAGCCAGCATAGAAGCGGCATCCTGCGAGGATCGCCGCCCTTGCTATCGCCTCATCACCTTGAATGAAATCGCTTCTGCCAACCGGAAACGGATATCTCATCCACATCCCTCCTCGTAACCGACCCTGAAGGCTTTGATGTTTATATCCTCGGTTCCCTTGGGAACCCTCCTCCTTATGGCCTCCTCGACGTTTTCCTTCTTCACAACGCCGGTTTTCGCCACGAGGTAGCCGAGGGCGACCATGTTAACGGTGAGTGCCAGACCGGTGCTCTCCTCAGCCAGGCGCGTGAACGGGGCACCGATGTAGTCCCTGTCGGGCTTAACCAGGTCTGTGTCTATAATCAGCAGCCCGTCCTTCCTCAGCTCGTCCTTTACGGTGTCGTAGCCGAGCTGGGCGAGTGCGACGAGAACGTCCGCCTCGGTGACTATGACGTCGTAAATCGGCTCCTTGGATATTATCACGTCCGCTATGGAGTGGCCGCCCCTGCTTGCGGAGCTGTAGTCCTGGGTCTGGACGACGTTCAGCCCCTCTATGGCGGCGGCCTCGCCGAGTATGACACCGGCCAGGACAACGCCCTGGCCGCCTATGCCTGCGAACCTAACCTGCATCTATCACACCTCCAAGATAATCAGCGGTGAACATCAAAAACTCCTCTGCGCCTTTCAAAACCTCCCGGGCTTCCCTTTCGCTGTATTCAACGAAGACGTCATAGTCCGCGGTATGTCTCATGTTCAGAGCCTTTGAGTAGAGCGTGTAGAGCCTCGCAGGTAATTCTCCGGATTTGACGAGCTCCTTTCCGAGCTGGGCGTGAACACCCGCGTGGCTTTTGGGATTTACGCCCTTTAAGAGGAGCAGTGCTCTTGCGCAGTAAAACATTGAATAGTAGGCGCTGGATATTGCAAAGCCGTAGTAGCCCTTGTTGTAGAGCTCTCTGGATGCTTCGAGCCGCTCCCGCGCCTTTCTTAGTAGGGCGGGGATTTCTTCGTTCATACCGCAATCCCCTCCATCACTGCGGTTCTGTAGAGGCTGTCTTTCTTTGAATGGAGCACTATCATGACGGAAACACCGAGTTCGAGGGTCAGTCCGGCGCTGAGTTCTCCTACCCTGTCCCAGTCTTCTGGTTTTATTTCGTCGAGCATGACGAGGACGTCGAGGTCGCTCTCTTCTTTCCAGTCCCCCCTAACCCGGGAGCCAAAGACTATAACCTCCTCAACCCTGTCTCCGAAGACCTCCCTGACCCGCCTTCCAACGGATTCAAACATCCCCGTCACCCTTAAGGCCGAAATGCTCCTGAACCTCGTCTATGAGCTTGTTAAGCTCCGTGGTGAACTCCGGCCTCTCCCTGTTGACTATCTCTCCTATGACGAACTTGCCCTCAAGCTCCTCCGGGCTCATGTTTCTCGCCCTGCTGACCGGGACCGAGTTCTTGAGGAACCATCTGAGCATTTCGGCCGGCTCCTTCATCCTGTTCCTCCTTCCGAACTGGACAGGGCACTGGGAGATGACCTCAACGAGCGAGAAGCCCTTAACCTGGAGGGCTTTCTTTATGCTCCCGATGAGCTGGTAGACGTGGGCGGTGGTCCACCTGGCAACGTAGCTCGCTCCTGCGGCAGCAACAGTCTCAGAAATCTGGAGCGGGTGCTCTATGTTCCTGTACGGGCTGGTGGTGGTTTTCGCGCCGAAGGGCGTCGTAGGGGCGACCTGCCCACCGGTCATTCCGTAGATGAAGTTGTTCACGAGGATGACCGTTATGTCTATGTTCCTCCTCGCGGCGTGGAGCAGGTGGTTGCCGCCTATGCTCGCCAGATCACCGTCACCGCTTATGACGACGACCTTCTTGTCGGGAAGGCCCACCTTGACGCCGGTGGCGAAGGCTATCGCCCTCCCGTGGGTCGTGTGGAGGGTGTCGGCGAGGAAGTACGGTGAGGCTATCCAGGCGGAGCAGCCTATACCGCTAACGACGACGAGGTCCTTGGGGTCAATCTTGAGACCGTCGATCGCGTTCGCGAAGGCGTTGAGGACCGTTCCACCGCCGCAGCCGGGACAGAGAGCGGTGGGAAGGGCCTCCTTGCGGAGGTACTTAACCATCGGGTAGGTGGAGTATATCTTCTTCGCCATCAGGCAACACCCCTTATCTCGCGGAGGATCTCCTCAACGGTCAGAGGCACTCCGCCGATTTTGTTCACGCCCTTGAGGAGGACGTCGTCGTTAACGTAGCGCTCGACCTCAATTATCATCTGGCCGAGGTTCATCTCGGCGACGAGTATCGTTCTTGCTTTTTTCGCCAGCCCCCTCATCCTCTCAGCTGGGAACGGGTGGACGGTCTTCGGTACGAAGAGGCCGACCTTTATTCCTTCCTCCCTGGCCCTGAGAACCGCTCCGAGGGCAGGCCTGGCCGTTACTCCCCAGCTGACGACGAGTATCTCTGCATCCTCCGTGAAGTGCTCCTCGTACTTCTCGTAAACCTCGCGGTTCTTCTCGATCTTGCGGTGGATTCTCCTCACGAGCCTGTCGTGGACCTCCGGCGTGTAAACGTCCCTCAGTCCGGTTTCCTTGTGAGTCGAACCGGTGACGTGAGTGAAGTAGCCGTGGCCGAAGAGCGGCATCGGCGGAACGCCGTCCCCGTGGGGATCGCCGAAGGGGAGTCTTGCCTCCTCCTCGTTCTCCGGAAGCTTGCGGTAGGTTATTTCAACCTCAGAAACGTCCGGAATCTTTATCTGCTCCCTCGTGTGGGCCAGAACTCCATCGAAGAGCACCACAACGGGGGTTCTCAGCTTTTCGGCGATGTTAAAGGCCCTTATAGTCTCCCAAAAGGCGTCCTGCCCGCTCGTCGGAGAAACGGCAACGATCGGATGGTCTCCATGCGTTCCCCACCTGGCCTGGAAGAAGTCGCCCTGAGCTCCCTTTGTGGCCTGTCCGGTTGATGGGCCGCTCCTCTGGACGTCGACCAGAACGAGCGGGGTCTCAGTCATCACGGCGTAGCCGAGGTTTTCCTGCATGAGGCTGAACCCCGGTCCAGCTGTGGCGGTCATAACCTTGAAGCCAGTCCAGGAGGCACCCACCATCGCGGCTATGCTCCCAATCTCGTCCTCCATCTGGAGGTAGTAGCCGCCGAGCTTCGGCAGTTCGCGAGCCATCGTCTCTGCTATCTCGCTGGATGGGGTTATCGGATAGCCCGCGTAGAAGCGGCATCCGGCGAAGAGGGCGCCATAGGCTACCGCCTCGTTGCCCTGCATGAAGTAGTTGCCCGGTTCGTAGAGCTTTCTGAGGAGCCTGAGCTGTTCAGGCTCGTTTCCACGAATGATCATGGTCACCACCTAACCGCGATGGCGAAGTCCGGGCAGAGAAGCTCGCAGAGCTTGCACTTGACGCACTTCTCGGCGTGAACCGGAACCGGGTAGTGAACGCCCTTTTCACTCAGCTCCTTACTCCACTCAAAGACCTTTCTCGGGCACATTTCGACGCAGATACCGCAGCCCTTGCACAGAAAAGTGTCCACGTCAATTTCAACGACGCCTTCGGCCTTGCCGGTAACGAGGTAGTCCGACCTTTCAACCACGGTTTTCCCTTCGACATCTGCCATAAGCATCACCCGCGATTTGCTAAGCCCTTTTACGTTTGTCAACATTTAAAGCTTTCGTGGACGCTCATAAGTGTCCATCAAAGAATCACGAGTGGCGTTATAAGGAGAACGAAAAGAAGGCATGAAAATTCTTTCAAAAGCGAAATACATTCACCACGTCACCAGCTGCCAGTCGAGGAGGCCGTTCTCAGCTATGTACTCCCACCTCTCGCGGCACTCTGGCTTGAGGTTCTCGATGTGGCTTAGGTCCTGAGTTGCCGAGAACTTCTTTATCGCCCTTCCTATGGTCCGGTCGTAGTCGGTGAGGCAGTTGTGCGGTCCGCGCTTCGAGCCGGCCCCAACCGGGTCGCTCAGGATTCTCTTGTCCGGGAAGCGCTTCTTCGCCCAGACCAGAACCTCAACGGCACTCCAGAGCCAC contains:
- a CDS encoding 2-oxoacid:ferredoxin oxidoreductase subunit gamma, whose product is MQVRFAGIGGQGVVLAGVILGEAAAIEGLNVVQTQDYSSASRGGHSIADVIISKEPIYDVIVTEADVLVALAQLGYDTVKDELRKDGLLIIDTDLVKPDRDYIGAPFTRLAEESTGLALTVNMVALGYLVAKTGVVKKENVEEAIRRRVPKGTEDINIKAFRVGYEEGCG
- a CDS encoding HEPN domain-containing protein, encoding MNEEIPALLRKARERLEASRELYNKGYYGFAISSAYYSMFYCARALLLLKGVNPKSHAGVHAQLGKELVKSGELPARLYTLYSKALNMRHTADYDVFVEYSEREAREVLKGAEEFLMFTADYLGGVIDAG
- a CDS encoding nucleotidyltransferase domain-containing protein; the protein is MFESVGRRVREVFGDRVEEVIVFGSRVRGDWKEESDLDVLVMLDEIKPEDWDRVGELSAGLTLELGVSVMIVLHSKKDSLYRTAVMEGIAV
- a CDS encoding 2-oxoacid:ferredoxin oxidoreductase subunit beta; translation: MAKKIYSTYPMVKYLRKEALPTALCPGCGGGTVLNAFANAIDGLKIDPKDLVVVSGIGCSAWIASPYFLADTLHTTHGRAIAFATGVKVGLPDKKVVVISGDGDLASIGGNHLLHAARRNIDITVILVNNFIYGMTGGQVAPTTPFGAKTTTSPYRNIEHPLQISETVAAAGASYVARWTTAHVYQLIGSIKKALQVKGFSLVEVISQCPVQFGRRNRMKEPAEMLRWFLKNSVPVSRARNMSPEELEGKFVIGEIVNRERPEFTTELNKLIDEVQEHFGLKGDGDV
- a CDS encoding 2-oxoacid:acceptor oxidoreductase subunit alpha, with translation MIIRGNEPEQLRLLRKLYEPGNYFMQGNEAVAYGALFAGCRFYAGYPITPSSEIAETMARELPKLGGYYLQMEDEIGSIAAMVGASWTGFKVMTATAGPGFSLMQENLGYAVMTETPLVLVDVQRSGPSTGQATKGAQGDFFQARWGTHGDHPIVAVSPTSGQDAFWETIRAFNIAEKLRTPVVVLFDGVLAHTREQIKIPDVSEVEITYRKLPENEEEARLPFGDPHGDGVPPMPLFGHGYFTHVTGSTHKETGLRDVYTPEVHDRLVRRIHRKIEKNREVYEKYEEHFTEDAEILVVSWGVTARPALGAVLRAREEGIKVGLFVPKTVHPFPAERMRGLAKKARTILVAEMNLGQMIIEVERYVNDDVLLKGVNKIGGVPLTVEEILREIRGVA
- a CDS encoding 2-oxoglutarate ferredoxin oxidoreductase subunit delta, whose protein sequence is MADVEGKTVVERSDYLVTGKAEGVVEIDVDTFLCKGCGICVEMCPRKVFEWSKELSEKGVHYPVPVHAEKCVKCKLCELLCPDFAIAVRW